GTTGACTTGAATTTGATTTGGTGTATAATTTTTTTTCGGACACCACTATTAACGGTGGCAGTCATATAATTTTTTCACAGGGGGTGAACCCATGAAGGGTACAGGCAGACTTACAGTGATCTTCTTGGTGGCTCTATGTGTTCTTACAACTGCATTGTTCGCAGCTCCGAAATATGTCTTGAGGTTCAACCACGTTCTTGCTCCTACCGAACCATACCATGAAGGATTTCTCAAATGGGCAAAGGCTGTTGAAGAAAGAACAAACGGTGAACTGAAAATTGAAGTTTATCACAGCGCACAACTTGGTGTTGAAGAAGACATACTCGAACAAATCAGAGCTGGTGCCAATATCGGTCAGAATACAGATTCGGCAAGAATGGGAATGTACGTTCCACCTATCGCAGTCATGAATGCACCGTATTTTGTTAATTACCTTGGTGCAACTACACCAGAACAAGCTCTGGACGCTCTCACAAAACTTAAACAGACTCCGACAATGCAAAAATGGTTGAAAGAACTGGAAGAAAAGTATGGGTTCAAAGTGGTTTCTTACATGTGGATTCAGGGTTACAGACATTTCTTCACCAACAAACCGATTAGAAAACCCGAGGATCTAAAAGGATTGAGAATTAGAACACCCGGGACTCCTATTTGGCAAGAATCTGTTCGTGCACTTGGTGCACAACCTGTAGCCATGAACTTTGGAGAGATTTACACGGGTATTCAAACCAAAGCCGTCGATGGTGCAGAATTAGTGTACGCAAATATATACGGTGGAAAACTCTACGAAGTTCTCAAATACGGTTCTGAAACTGGCCACATTCTTTTAATCAACTTTGAAGTTGTCAGTGCAAAGTGGTTTAACAGTTTGCCACCGGAATATCAGAAAATACTGGTAGAAGAATGTGATAAAGCCGGTATTGAAACCTCTTTGAAGATCATGAAGGAATTGAATGAAAAATTCAAACAGGAAGTAGTGAATAAGGGTATGCAAATCATCACAGATGTCGACATCGATGCATTCATGAAGGCTGGAGAAAAGGCTTATGAAGTTCTCAAGCTTGTCGAAGCCAGA
The DNA window shown above is from Thermotoga profunda AZM34c06 and carries:
- a CDS encoding C4-dicarboxylate TRAP transporter substrate-binding protein; translation: MKGTGRLTVIFLVALCVLTTALFAAPKYVLRFNHVLAPTEPYHEGFLKWAKAVEERTNGELKIEVYHSAQLGVEEDILEQIRAGANIGQNTDSARMGMYVPPIAVMNAPYFVNYLGATTPEQALDALTKLKQTPTMQKWLKELEEKYGFKVVSYMWIQGYRHFFTNKPIRKPEDLKGLRIRTPGTPIWQESVRALGAQPVAMNFGEIYTGIQTKAVDGAELVYANIYGGKLYEVLKYGSETGHILLINFEVVSAKWFNSLPPEYQKILVEECDKAGIETSLKIMKELNEKFKQEVVNKGMQIITDVDIDAFMKAGEKAYEVLKLVEARNQLVQELKALEGK